One stretch of Cohnella algarum DNA includes these proteins:
- a CDS encoding UbiX family flavin prenyltransferase has protein sequence MVRAERGEGARRWVVGITGASGAIYAVTLCRELLASGYHLHVVISEAGWRVLKEELGWNATKRKESLYRGLGVEEGDPRLTFHPPSDIGASIASGSFRVEGMVVVPCSMGTLSAIAHGSSDNLLARAADVMLKEGRPLHLVPRETPLHAIHLENMLKLARLGVRIVPAMPAFYYGPQTLEDAVRFMVGKVLDGMGIPHHLFKRWGEADE, from the coding sequence ATGGTAAGGGCCGAACGCGGGGAAGGCGCGCGTCGCTGGGTCGTCGGGATTACCGGAGCGAGCGGGGCGATTTACGCGGTGACGCTTTGCCGCGAGCTTCTCGCTTCGGGCTATCATTTGCACGTCGTCATTTCCGAGGCGGGGTGGCGGGTGCTCAAGGAAGAGCTCGGCTGGAACGCGACGAAGCGCAAAGAATCGCTATATCGGGGACTCGGAGTCGAAGAAGGCGACCCGCGGCTGACGTTCCATCCCCCGTCCGATATCGGGGCTTCGATCGCAAGCGGCTCGTTCCGCGTCGAAGGCATGGTCGTCGTGCCGTGCTCGATGGGGACGCTGTCGGCGATCGCGCACGGGTCGTCGGACAATTTGCTGGCTCGCGCCGCCGACGTCATGCTCAAGGAAGGGCGGCCGCTTCACCTGGTGCCCCGCGAGACGCCTTTGCACGCGATCCATCTGGAAAACATGCTGAAGCTTGCGCGTCTCGGGGTGCGGATCGTGCCGGCGATGCCGGCGTTCTATTACGGGCCGCAAACGCTCGAGGACGCGGTCAGGTTCATGGTGGGCAAGGTGCTGGACGGCATGGGGATTCCGCACCATCTGTTCAAAAGGTGGGGAGAGGCCGATGAATAA
- a CDS encoding UbiA-like polyprenyltransferase produces the protein MIRKIRIFLEMIKIEHTLFVLPFAYIGTILGAVTENGALPTWAQCGWILLAMVGARSAAMGLNRVIDKAIDARNPRTANRAIPAGLLKSAEVLVFIVISFVLLFWAASQLNSLAVKLMPIAVFMTVFYSYTKRFTWACHLFLGLTLGLAPLGGWVAVTGTISLPAIVLYLSVACWTAGFDIIYACQDMEFDRKEKLHSIPARFGIAGGLRFARFLHLLTFAGFAALIALTDLSWWYLAGIVVAGALLVYEHRIVSPNDLSKLNKAFFTMNSVLSMVMFAFTFVDLVLVRAW, from the coding sequence ATGATCCGCAAAATTCGCATCTTCCTTGAAATGATCAAAATCGAGCATACGCTGTTCGTGCTTCCGTTCGCTTACATCGGAACGATTCTCGGCGCCGTCACCGAAAACGGCGCGCTGCCGACGTGGGCCCAATGCGGATGGATACTGCTCGCGATGGTGGGGGCTCGTTCGGCCGCCATGGGGCTGAACCGCGTCATCGACAAAGCGATCGACGCGCGCAATCCGCGAACGGCCAATCGGGCGATTCCGGCCGGCTTGCTGAAATCGGCCGAAGTCCTCGTTTTCATCGTCATTTCGTTCGTCTTGCTGTTCTGGGCCGCTTCCCAGCTCAACAGCCTCGCGGTCAAGCTTATGCCGATCGCCGTCTTCATGACCGTTTTTTACTCCTATACGAAGCGATTCACCTGGGCTTGCCATTTATTTCTCGGCTTGACGCTCGGCCTGGCTCCGCTCGGCGGATGGGTGGCGGTGACCGGAACGATTTCGCTGCCGGCTATCGTGCTGTATTTGTCCGTGGCGTGCTGGACGGCGGGGTTCGATATCATTTACGCCTGCCAGGACATGGAGTTCGACCGCAAGGAAAAGCTCCACTCCATTCCCGCCCGTTTCGGCATCGCCGGCGGGCTGCGGTTCGCGCGTTTTTTGCATCTTCTGACGTTCGCGGGCTTCGCGGCGCTGATCGCGCTGACGGATTTGAGCTGGTGGTACTTGGCCGGAATCGTCGTCGCCGGCGCGCTGCTCGTCTACGAGCACCGCATCGTCAGCCCGAACGACCTGAGCAAGCTTAACAAGGCGTTCTTCACGATGAACAGCGTCCTCAGCATGGTGATGTTCGCCTTTACCTTCGTCGATCTCGTATTGGTGCGCGCATGGTAA
- a CDS encoding demethylmenaquinone methyltransferase, whose product MDAESKQNHVHSVFESIAPQYDRMNDILSFRRHKSWRKFTMRKLALKPGETSLDLCCGTCDWTIALAQASGTGRTVGLDFSNNMLEIGRAKVKKLGLDKQIELIQGNAMSLPFPDDSFDYVTIGFGLRNVPDYMQVLKEMRRVVKPGGKIVCLELSKPEKQPFKGIYFFYFEKLLPLLGKWIAKRYEQYRWLPESLATFPDMQALAEMFREAGTRNVRVYPLTFGIAALHIGTKGNDHP is encoded by the coding sequence ATGGATGCCGAGTCCAAACAAAACCATGTCCATTCCGTATTCGAGAGCATCGCGCCTCAGTACGATAGAATGAACGATATATTGAGCTTCCGCAGGCACAAATCGTGGCGCAAGTTCACGATGCGCAAACTCGCGCTGAAGCCCGGCGAGACGTCGCTCGATCTGTGCTGCGGCACGTGCGACTGGACGATCGCGCTGGCGCAAGCGAGCGGCACCGGCCGCACCGTCGGGCTCGACTTCAGCAACAACATGCTGGAAATCGGGCGGGCGAAGGTGAAGAAGCTCGGGCTGGACAAGCAGATCGAGCTGATCCAGGGCAACGCGATGTCGCTTCCTTTTCCCGACGATTCGTTCGATTACGTGACAATCGGCTTCGGCCTCCGGAACGTGCCCGATTACATGCAAGTCCTGAAAGAGATGAGGCGGGTCGTGAAGCCGGGCGGGAAAATCGTCTGCCTGGAGCTGTCGAAGCCCGAAAAGCAACCGTTCAAAGGCATTTATTTTTTCTACTTCGAAAAGCTGCTTCCGCTGCTTGGCAAGTGGATCGCGAAACGCTACGAGCAGTACCGTTGGCTGCCCGAGTCGCTCGCGACATTTCCCGATATGCAGGCGCTTGCCGAGATGTTCCGCGAAGCCGGCACGCGCAACGTGCGCGTTTACCCGCTGACCTTCGGCATCGCGGCGCTTCATATCGGCACGAAAGGGAACGACCATCCATGA
- a CDS encoding heptaprenyl diphosphate synthase component 1, which produces MTRNRLAQMAGKYMEYDMIQIHTELPEFPEARIRLLHAMLAYQAESAQHRELLAIVTSLAQMGLDTHDLVENESAAERGGLLVMRARQLKVLAGDYFSGRFYHLLAQAGQVDMIRRIGDAICELNRIKIGFYAKMRQMKLNAEEYLTHGAELKSGLFLSFNHLMTGLYERLWPEIMDRFSRCELLLQELGKLEKPTDLSGSWGFWHVLEEGADEDRRALEEKREDAGLLRQLMVKYSVSEKLSGMLHQTAMQLQSLLARMPSDKLAQELAPLVAPFFRAAAPVSAAATELG; this is translated from the coding sequence ATGACACGTAACCGATTGGCACAAATGGCCGGGAAATATATGGAATACGATATGATCCAGATCCATACCGAGCTGCCGGAATTTCCGGAAGCGCGGATCCGTTTGCTCCATGCGATGCTTGCGTACCAAGCGGAGAGCGCGCAGCACAGGGAACTGCTCGCGATCGTCACCTCGCTCGCGCAGATGGGACTCGACACGCACGATCTGGTGGAGAACGAATCCGCCGCGGAACGCGGCGGATTGCTTGTTATGCGCGCGAGGCAGCTTAAGGTGCTTGCGGGCGATTATTTCAGCGGCCGCTTTTACCATTTGCTCGCCCAGGCCGGCCAGGTCGATATGATTCGCCGGATCGGGGATGCGATTTGCGAGCTGAACCGGATCAAAATCGGGTTCTACGCGAAGATGAGACAGATGAAGCTGAACGCGGAAGAGTATTTGACTCACGGGGCGGAATTGAAATCCGGCTTGTTTTTGTCGTTTAACCATCTGATGACCGGCCTGTACGAACGGCTGTGGCCGGAAATCATGGACCGGTTCAGCCGCTGCGAGCTGCTTCTGCAGGAGCTTGGCAAGCTGGAGAAACCGACCGACCTGAGCGGCAGCTGGGGGTTTTGGCACGTGCTGGAGGAAGGCGCCGACGAGGATAGACGGGCGCTCGAGGAGAAGCGGGAGGACGCCGGCCTTCTCCGCCAGCTCATGGTCAAATATTCGGTATCCGAAAAGCTTTCCGGCATGCTGCATCAAACGGCGATGCAATTGCAGAGCCTGCTGGCGCGGATGCCTTCCGACAAACTCGCGCAGGAATTGGCTCCGCTGGTCGCCCCGTTTTTCCGGGCGGCGGCGCCCGTATCCGCAGCAGCTACCGAATTGGGGTGA
- the mtrB gene encoding trp RNA-binding attenuation protein MtrB has product MESVPAQGEYIVVKAKENGVNVIGLTRGQDTRFHHTEKLDRGEVLIAQFTDHTSAIKIRGKATVMTKYGVVETDV; this is encoded by the coding sequence ATGGAGTCTGTTCCCGCTCAAGGAGAATACATCGTAGTCAAAGCCAAGGAAAACGGCGTCAACGTGATCGGCCTTACCCGAGGCCAGGATACCCGGTTCCATCATACGGAAAAGCTGGACCGCGGCGAAGTGCTGATCGCGCAATTTACCGATCATACGTCCGCGATCAAAATTCGCGGCAAAGCGACGGTCATGACCAAGTACGGAGTGGTCGAAACCGACGTTTGA